A section of the Pochonia chlamydosporia 170 chromosome 2, whole genome shotgun sequence genome encodes:
- a CDS encoding membrane protein TMS1 (similar to Coccidioides immitis RS XP_001245605.1), whose protein sequence is MHFSVATRIAYALMLLVNSIIAWIMLTPWAIEKLQHLALDYVKINCPNGECYGWLAVHRINFALGLFHIVLAGLLFGVTSSKHPRAAIQNGYWGPKVLVWLALIVIAFLIPNQFFIFWGNYVSLICAMLFLILGLVLLVDLAHTWAEYCLGQIEDTDSKFWRFILIGSTLGMYLGSIAMTVIQYIFFAQGNCHMNQAVITINLLFWLAVSFISVNPKVQEFNPKAGLAQAAMVSVYCTYLTMSAVSMEPDDKHCNPLIRAQGTRTTSVVIGAIVTMLTVAYTTTRAATQSLGLGGNSGGIRLPEDDEHDLVTQQPSARREMRAEALRRAVEEGSLPADALLSDDESDVGEGTPHDDERSRTQYSYTVFHVIFFLATAWVSTLLTMQYEESTKEGDFATVGRTYAASWIKIVSAWVCYGLYIWSLIAPIVLPDRFDFS, encoded by the coding sequence ATGCATTTCAGTGTCGCTACCCGTATCGCCTACGCCCTCATGCTCTTAGTCAACTCGATAATAGCTTGGATAATGCTCACACCTTGGGCGATCGAAAAACTACAGCACCTAGCTCTGGACTATGTCAAGATTAACTGCCCAAATGGAGAGTGCTATGGTTGGCTTGCCGTTCATCGAATCAACTTTGCTCTCGGCCTCTTCCACATCGTACTCGCTGGCCTGCTTTTCGGAGTTACATCTTCCAAACACCCTCGTGCCGCCATCCAGAATGGTTACTGGGGGCCCAAGGTCCTTGTGTGGTTGGCTCTCATTGTTATTGCCTTCCTCATACCAAACCAGTTCTTCATATTTTGGGGAAATTACGTTTCTCTGATTTGCGCCATGCTCTTCCTGATTCTGGGTCTTGTTCTCTTGGTGGATTTAGCGCATACATGGGCAGAATACTGTTTGGGACAAATTGAGGATACAGACTCCAAATTCTGGAGATTTATTCTCATCGGATCAACTCTCGGCATGTATCTCGGATCCATCGCAATGACGGTGATCCAGTACATTTTCTTCGCCCAGGGAAACTGTCACATGAACCAGGCAGTCATCACAATAAATCTCCTTTTCTGGCTGGCTGTTTCTTTCATATCCGTCAATCCGAAGGTTCAAGAGTTCAACCCGAAGGCTGGCTTGGCACAAGCCGCCATGGTTTCAGTGTACTGTACCTATCTCACGATGTCCGCCGTGTCAATGGAGCCTGATGACAAGCACTGCAACCCGCTTATCCGAGCGCAAGGCACCAGGACGACCTCTGTTGTAATAGGCGCCATTGTAACAATGCTGACCGTGGCATACACGACAACACGCGCTGCCACGCAAAGTCTAGGCCTCGGAGGCAATTCGGGTGGCATTCGGCTGCCTGAGGACGATGAACACGACTTGGTTACTCAGCAACCGAGCGCGCGACGAGAAATGAGGGCCGAGGCGTTGCGCAGAGCTGTAGAAGAAGGCAGTTTGCCTGCGGATGCCCTCCTCTCAGACGATGAGAGTGATGTTGGCGAGGGTACGCcacatgacgacgagcgctCCCGAACCCAATACAGCTACACCGTCTTCCATGTCATTTTCTTCCTTGCCACTGCTTGGGTCTCGACGTTGTTGACTATGCAATACGAGGAAAGCACCAAAGAGGGCGATTTTGCCACAGTTGGACGCACATACGCAGCAAGTTGGATAAAAATAGTCAGCGCCTGGGTGTGTTATGGACTGTACATTTGGAGTTTGATTGCGCCAATTGTTCTCCCTGATAGATTCGATTTTTCCTAG
- a CDS encoding MFS transporter (similar to Cordyceps militaris CM01 XP_006668149.1), producing the protein MGQQHQPQLRRARLIASVAATVLSLACGTNYVYSAWAPQFAEKLKLSATQSNLIGQFGNLGMYSLGVPVGIFVDRRGPRPFVLVGAFLLAAGYFPLHIAYDRASGSVPVLCFFSFLTGLGSCMAFAAAVKTSALNWPSHRGTATAFPLAAFGLSAFFFSFLGALLFPGDPSAFLRLLSVGTFLLTFVGFFFLRVYPHHNYHAVSNNEARRSSSLSTHLRPPYGQASPRGALSPEEAGTSTTGTITTNVASPPILSDPQPPPNCASSSNKNVDNDIEEDAVDETSSLMSSTASEPVENVVASSVDTDRSHRIDIRGWKLLRSQSFWLLFTIMAILSGVGLMTINNIGNDVNALWKHYDNSVTEDFLVHRQQMHVSILSICSFLGRLLSGVGSDFLVRSLHASRIWCLFVASVVFLIAQVCALNIENPRLLGFVSGLSGLGYGFLFGVFPSLVTEAFGIRGLSQNWGFMTLAPVISSNTFNLLYGQVLDAHSVFDPSGERSCHDGLECYRVAYWATLIACTVGIAFTLWTVQHEQIELARERRKANGED; encoded by the exons ATGggccagcaacatcaaccacaGCTGCGCCGGGCACGCCTGATTGCAAGCGTAGCCGCAACGGTTCTCTCCCTCGCCTGTGGAACGAAC TATGTCTATTCTGCATGGGCACCGCAGTTTGctgagaagctcaagctgtcGGCTACGCAGAGCAATCTCATCGGCCAGTTTGGGAACTTAGGCATGTACTCACTTGGCGTACCAGTTGGCATATTTGTCGACAGACGAGGCCCCCGCCCTTTTGTCCTCGTCGGCGCCTTTCTCCTGGCTGCCGGATACTTCCCGTTGCACATAGCATACGACCGAGCCTCTGGTTCCGTTCCCgtcctttgcttcttctcctttctgACTGGCCTCGGCAGCTGCATGGCctttgctgccgctgtcaaAACATCGGCACTCAACTGGCCCAGCCATAGAGGTACAGCAACAGCATTCCCTCTTGCTGCTTTTGGACTCAgtgctttctttttctcattTCTCGGTGCGCTCTTGTTTCCTGGCGATCCTAGTGCCTTCTTGAGGCTGCTTTCCGTGGGAACATTTCTCCTGACTTTTGTCggtttcttcttcctccgtgTCTATCCGCACCACAACTACCACGCTGTCTCCAACAATGAGGCACGCCGTTCCTCATCCCTTTCCACTCACCTGCGACCGCCGTATGGCCAAGCCAGTCCTCGTGGCGCTCTCTCTCCTGAAGAAGCTGGTACGTCGACCACAGGCACAATAACCACAAACGTGGCATCACCGCCGATTCTTTCCGACCCACAACCCCCTCCCAACTGTGCTAGCTCAAGCAACAAAAATGTCGATAATGATATCGAAGAAGATGCTGTTGACGAGACGTCATCCTTGATGTCATCGACAGCCTCTGAGCCAGTAGAGAATGTAGTGGCCAGCAGTGTTGATACGGATCGATCTCATCGAATAGATATACGCGGCTGGAAGCTTCTACGCAGTCAATCGTTTTGGCTCCTATTCACTATCATGGCCATTTTGTCAGGCGTCGGCCTCATGACCATAAA TAACATTGGTAATGATGTGAATGCACTGTGGAAGCATTATGACAATTCCGTGACAGAAGACTTTCTCGTTCATCGCCAACAAATGCACGTGTCTATCCTGTCCATCTGCAGCTTTCTGGGTCGGCTCTTAAGCG GTGTTGGGTCTGATTTTTTGGTTAGGTCACTTCATGCTAGCCGCATCTGGTGCCTTTTTGTGGCCTCCGTCGTGTTCCTTATCGCCCAAGTTTGTGCCctgaacattgaaaatcCCCGCCTCCTAGGATTTGTATCTGGTCTTTCCGGGCTTGGCTACGGCTTTCTTTTTGGCGTATTTCCCTCCCTTGTCACGGAGGCATTTGGAATCCGTGGTTTAAGCCAAAATTGGGGCTTCATGACCCTTGCGCCGGTCATTTCTTCGAATACGTTTAACCTACTGTACGGCCAAGTTTTGGATGCTCATAGTGTTTTTGACCCTAGTGGAGAGCGCTCCTGCCATGACGGCTTGGAGTGCTACCGCGTGGCATACTGGGCAACTCTAATCGCTTGTACTGTGGGAATTGCCTTCACCCTCTGGACAGTGCAACATGAACAGATAGAGCTTGCGagggaaagaaggaaagcaAACGGAGAAGACTGA
- a CDS encoding DNA mismatch repair protein PMS1 (similar to Metarhizium acridum CQMa 102 XP_007814234.1) yields the protein MAAAIKPIDGRSIHLIQSGQVIVDLCSVVKELVENSVDAGATIIDVRFKNQGLDLIEVQDNGSGISPANYPSIALKHHTSKLSSYSDIASLQTFGFRGEALASLCALSSVTITTCLESEIPKGSKLGFELSGKLSSTTMVPSQKGTTVSVENLFHNLPVRRRELQRNVKREWHKVIALLNQYACILTNLKFSVSQQPSKGKRVLLFSTKSNPTTRENIINIFGSKTMSSLVSLDLLLEMKPSKGGTDLQGCHRVGRESQTVRILGHVSRPIHGDGRQTPDRQMFFVNGRPSGLPQFAKAFNDVYKTYNSSQAPFIFANIQLDTNMYDVNVSPDKRSILLHDQGILLDRLRSSLVKLFDSYEYQLPAAHVQTKESSNRPSSIDADGHWATPEQHSLQTQEPRVSMTSACDSDDDTASESGSATTSLSKETVHAALTSSRRRATTKIGPGSLSKWLRHDVNRAPLLDSTDRNEDVESEKSICDSGSSGLSLNDADGTIKLPQNVDQCSDTTLGNATEANIRTSRHQPGEAVPNAQILTLASQNISSDISPLSSDEPSGRGSWPLRQKRLVPGATAPQSSVGSYSPHLSRLKQISEPPDVDRSHNEEARRSFSSEFDDNLDDDFDDETFENAPLSSDGPGTFHETWSGDNTKNLIEACRNTLGAGDPRKDNKSCNDQSISDVDEHGGIRRAKSSNPHIDSAGSRIKALGIGPGKKTSTVQALHVVRVTEIALATLLSWKLPNSVDTISGPFEEKVQDITAYDAESKLPLIIAKNDFAKMRIVGQFNLGFIIAVRPKPHNRAFVNPKAVDADELFIIDQHASDEKFNFERLQSTTVVQSQRLVQPKKLELTALEEEIVLDNLHVLDANGFKIQVDSTELASVGARCHLLALPLSRETTFTLSDLDELIALLAEEPSGSQHIPRPSRVRKMFAMRACRSSIMIGKALTSSQMYSLVRHMGELDKPWNCPHGRPTMRHLCSLPALDRAMWADDVLGSSTMKSWLTYSMSL from the exons ATGGCAGCTGCAATCAAGCCCATCGACGGACGAAGT ATTCATTTGATACAGTCTGGCCAGGTCATTGTAGACCTATGCTCAGTCGTGAAAGAGCTAGTGGAAAAcagtgttgatgctggtgccaCGATTATTG ATGTGCGGTTCAAAAACCAAGGCCTCGACTTGATCGAGGTTCAAGACAATGGCTCGGGTATATCTCCGGCAAACTATCCGTCAATCGCGCTGAAACACCATACTTCCAAACTATCTTCTTACTCCGATATTGCATCTTTGCAGACTTTTGGATTTCGAGGTGAAGCCCTGGCATCCTTATGTGCGCTATCGTCGGTAACCATCACCACCTGTCTTGAATCTGAGATTCCCAAGGGCTCCAAGCTTGGCTTCGAGCTCTCGGGCAAGCTCTCAAGCACAACAATGGTACCATCTCAGAAAGGAACTACAGTATCGGTTGAGAATCTGTTTCACAACTTGCCTGTGCGTCGCCGGGAGCTACAGCGCAACGTTAAGAGAGAGTGGCATAAAGTCATTGCCCTACTCAATCAGTATGCTTGTATACTGACCAATCTTAAATTTTCCGTCTCTCAGCAACCCAGCAAAGGCAAGCGCGTCCTGCTCTTCTCCACCAAAAGCAACCCCACGACTCGCgaaaacatcatcaacatatTCGGCTCCAAAACCATGTCCTCCCTGGTTTCCTTAGACTTACTACTGGAAATGAAACCATCGAAAGGCGGTACGGATCTGCAAGGGTGCCATCGGGTCGGTCGAGAATCCCAAACGGTGCGAATTCTCGGTCATGTTTCACGCCCGATTCACGGCGACGGCAGGCAAACACCGGATCGACAGATGTTTTTCGTCAATGGACGACCCTCTGGGTTGCCTCAGTTCGCCAAGGCATTCAACGACGTTTACAAGACTTATAATTCCTCCCAGGCGCCATTCATATTCGCCAATATCCAGCTCGACACAAACATGTATGATGTGAATGTTAGTCCTGATAAACGAAGTATTCTCCTTCACGACCAAGGCATATTGCTTGACCGCCTGCGTTCATCGCTGGTAAAATTGTTTGACAGCTATGAGTATCAACTTCCTGCAGCCCATGTTCAAACTAAAGAGTCATCGAACCGCCCCTCTTCCATAGACGCTGATGGGCACTGGGCGACACCTGAACAACACTCTCTACAAACCCAGGAGCCTAGGGTGTCCATGACCTCAGCCTGTGATTCAGATGATGACACTGCATCTGAATCTGGCTCGGCGACAACAAGTTTGTCAAAGGAAACAGTACATGCTGCGTTGACCagttcaagaagaagggctACTACGAAAATCGGACCAGGCTCGCTTTCCAAATGGCTAAGACATGATGTAAACCGAGCACCTCTTTTAGATTCTACAGATCGAAATGAGGATGTTGAATCCGAGAAATCTATTTGCGACTCTGGTAGTTCAGGGTTATCATTGAACGATGCAGATGGAACAATTAAGCTGCCACAAAACGTTGACCAGTGCTCTGACACGACGTTGGGTAACGCAACAGAGGCGAACATCAGAACAAGCCGCCATCAACCCGGCGAGGCTGTGCCCAATGCTCAAATTCTAACATTAGCGTCTCAAAATATCTCGTCTGACATATCACCTCTATCGTCTGATGAGCCAAGTGGACGTGGCTCCTGGCCGCTCCGACAGAAGCGCTTGGTGCCTGGGGCAACTGCACCACAATCTTCCGTGGGATCCTACAGTCCTCATCTCTCCAGATTGAAGCAAATTAGTGAACCGCCTGATGTCGACAGATCTCACAATGAGGAAGCTCGGCGGAGCTTTTCCTCCGAATTCGACGATAATCTAGATGATGACTTCGATGACGAGACTTTTGAGAACGCGCCGCTATCATCGGATGGACCTGGAACTTTTCACGAGACCTGGTCTGGAGACAATACGAAGAACCTGATTGAAGCTTGTCGAAATACTCTCGGTGCTGGCGACCCGCGGAAAGATAATAAAAGCTGCAATGACCAATCCATTTCGGATGTGGATGAGCATGGTGGAATCAGAAGAGCTAAGAGCAGCAACCCACACATTGATTCAGCTGGCAGTCGAATTAAAGCTCTGGGGATTGGCCCTGGCAAGAAGACCTCGACGGTTCAAGCTTTGCATGTAGTGCGAGTAACTGAAATTGCACTGGCAACTCTTCTAAGCTGGAAGCTGCCAAACTCCGTTGACACTATTTCAGGGCCGTTTGAGGAGAAAGTCCAAGATATTACCGCATACGACGCCGAGTCAAAGCTACCCCTGATTATAGCAAAGAatgactttgccaagatgaGGATAGTTGGGCAATTCAACCTGGGCTTCATAATTGCAGTACGCCCGAAACCTCATAACCGCGCATTCGTAAACCCCAAGGCAGTTGACGCAGATGAGCTGTTTATAATTGATCAGCATGCCTCAGACGAAAAGTTCAATTTTGAAAGACTCCAGTCGACCACGGTAGTCCAGTCGCAGCGGTTAGTGCAACCGAAAAAACTTGAATTGACCgcccttgaagaagaaattgTTCTTGACAACCTGCACGTCCTCGAcgccaatggcttcaaaatACAGGTGGACTCAACAGAACTTGCATCCGTTGGCGCACGCTGCCATTTGTTGGCATTACCATTAAGTCGTGAAACCACCTTCACTCTCAGTGATCTTGATGAACTGATTGCGCTACTCGCCGAAGAGCCATCAGGATCACAACACATACCTCGACCATCAAGGGTGCGGAAAATGTTCGCGATGAGAGCATGTCGAAGTAGCATCATGATTGGCAAAGCTCTAACTTCCAGCCAAATGTACTCATTAGTAAGACATATGGGTGAGCTTGATAAACCCTGGAACTGTCCTCATGGTCGACCGACAATGCGTCATCTTTGCTCACTGCCGGCATTGGACAGGGCCATGTGGGCTGACGATGTATTGGGCAGTTCAACAATGAAATCATGGCTCACATACAGCATGAGCCTGTAG
- a CDS encoding cystathionine beta-lyase (similar to Aspergillus terreus NIH2624 XP_001211424.1) — MASSTPSDVAGSKSMAGPSKTDLDGHNLPPSPAPSSPRNGRRRYALATELVYTEGKDQYGASSIPIYQSATFKQSSASGGQQEYDYTRSGNPTRTHLERHLAKIMNANRALAVSSGMGALDVITRLLRPGDEVITGDDLYGGTHRLLTYMATNQGIIVHHVDTTKIEAVSARLSEKTAMVLLETPTNPLIKIVDLASIAQMAHDANSKALVVVDNTMLSPMLCNPLDLGADIVYESGTKYLSGHHDIMAGVIACNELSIGDKLFFTINSTGCGLSPNDSFLLMRGVKTLAIRMEKQQASAQAIAQFLESHGFRVRYPGLRSHPQYDLHWSIARGAGAVLSFETGDAAMSERIVEAARLWAISVSFGCVNSLISMPCQMSHASIDAKTRRERQMPEDIIRLCVGIEDVTDLIEDLSRALVQAGAVTVTMDGFHATGTAAELGKIPLAQD; from the exons ATGGCGTCGTCAACTCCCTCCGACGTGGCTGGCTCCAAGAGCATGGCAGGCCCTTCGAAGACCGACCTCGATGGTCATAATCTTCCACCATCCCCGGCCCCTTCAAGTCCTAGAAATGGCCGTCGGCGCTATGCGTTAGCTACCGAATTAGTCTATACGGAAGGAAAGGATCAATACGGTGCTTCCAGCATTCCCATTTACCAATCCGCGACGTTCAAACAGTCTTCGGCTTCTGGCGGCCAGCAGGAGTACGATTATACACGGTCTGGAAACCCGACTCGAACGCATCTCGAGAGGCATCTCGCGAAAATAATGAATGCCAATCGTGCTCTTGCCGTGAGTTCTGGCATGGGCGCCTTAGACGTCATCACTCGCCTGCTGCGTCCTGGGGACGAAGTTATCACTGGGGACGACCTTTACGGCGGTACTCACCGCTTACTCACATACATGGCCACCAACCAGGGCATCATTGTTCATCACGTCGACACTACCAAGATTGAAGCTGTCAGTGCGCGATTATCAGAGAAAACGGCCATGGTTCTTCTAGAGACTCCAACGAACCCCCTCATTAAGATCGTCGACCTAGCCTCCATCGCTCAAATGGCCCATGATGCAAATTCGAAGGCTTTGGTTGTCGTAGACAACACAATGCTTTCTCCCATGCTGTGCAACCCGTTGGATTTAGGCGCAGACATTGTGTATGAGTCCGGCACGAAGTATCTATCTGGTCATCACGATATTATGGCCGGAGTCATCGCTTGCAATGAGTTGTCCATTGGAGATAAACTGTTCTTCACAATTAACTCAACCGGCTGCGGACTCTCCCCCAACGACTCATTTCTCCTCATGCGCGGTGTCAAGACCCTTGCAATTCGCATGGAAAAACAACAAGCCAGCGCGCAAGCCATTGCTCAGTTTCTTGAATCACATGGGTTTCGGGTTCGCTACCCAGGTCTCCGGTCTCATCCACAATACGATCTGCATTGGTCAATTGCCCGAGGAGCTGGCGCCGTTTTGTCCTTTGAGACCGGAGATGCAGCTATGTCAGAACGAATAGTGGAGGCGGCGAGACTATGGGCCATCAGCGTCAGCTTTGGCTGTGTGAATAGCCTCATTAGTATGCCTTGTCAAATGAGCCATGCGAGTATTGACGCAAAGACTCGTAGGGAGAGGCAAATGCCAGAGGACATTATCCGACTCTGTGTTGGGATCGAAGACGTGACAGATCTGATTGAGGATTTGTCTCGTGCG CTCGTCCAGGCTGGAGCTGTGACTGTAACAATGGATGGATTCCACGCAACTggcacagcagcagagcTAGGCAAAATACCACTGGCCCAAGATTAG
- a CDS encoding GPI inositol-deacylase (similar to Coccidioides immitis RS XP_001245823.1), which produces MTSTSPDPIDDGDEQSCNPDVADTEALAFRLESKSRPTVTGGTRSKEFGWKPSNNRNGHAKPLPAVTPALSSSFTPASPTMALRKTSAGLAAAKTSRRNSSASVLVLLTAGIGIVLLAAILKSLISYQIEPKGCRMSYMRPSYIHFSDFDTEHTRFATKYSLYLYREQGVDDEAKLRGIPVLFIPGNAGSYKQVRPIAAEAATYFYDNLQHQKRLMDSGVRNLDFFTVDFNEDITAFHGQTLLDQAEYLNEAIRYILSLYSDPQRTSRDSQLPDPTSVVILGHSMGGVVARAMLVQPNYQANSINTIITMSAPHSRPPVTFDGQIVQIYDEINTYWRGAYAQKWANNNPLWHVTLISIAGGTLDTVVPSDYASVEPLVPETHGFTVFTTGIPTVWTSMDHQAILWCDQFRKVVAKALYDIVDSNRGSQTKPRAERMRLFRRRFLPGLEEATEKAIVLQEETVRLTLDDESSRIVPGGERLVLGRLGNQRHPVVHLLPIPPQETAISKRFSLLTDFSLLESTENAPIEVLVCTVSPVQTGSATMLNSYPAAIPGGSSARLACKSTASDVILLPASTASTQHPFYLEGEDPVRPFSYLQYDLEDLWEYNFIAVVDKAASVVPGFVVAEFSDRDGAQKILPASLTHIAAFGLSLPLPMDRQMAVDVQLPALTSSLLAFHLDIGTQLCHGRPPLFTPMVRQYLERPYESKYFVNSKRAAISLHGAAPYMPPPLESKDSNIGLGLQIWADPSCESLLEVKLRIDPLGSFGKLYMRYRTVFAAFPLLIVTLVLRKQFRVYDQTGTFISFSEALDLSLRRSVPLLLVSLTLLAVSMEGTSTAIPSFVWSKRHLDALHRNELLIGTENPSFCLLVPLIGIICIGVCAALHYAVLGLTRILGIVYGFVSNVPTTETVSHKRTASQVLVPSTPKRRMISTVILLFLVSTFIPYQFAYLVACLVQLFTTVRAHRISRATDSTSNVNYCRYVHSILLLMMWVLPINLPILAVWIRNLAVHWLTPFSSHHNVLSIMPFILLVENLTTGKMVPQVTSRLRHVTSVLLFGTAFCAAVYGVSHAYMLHYLVNIVVAWLVILHSTADSWSIAGIGAMFEGSAAEARNRGKTS; this is translated from the exons ATGACCAGCACCTCTCCCGATCCGAtcgatgatggtgacgaACAATCTTGCAATCCCGATGTAGCCGACACTGAAGCATTGGCGTTTCGCCTAGAATCAAAATCGCGTCCAACGGTGACCGGAGGTACTCGCTCGAAAGAATTTGGCTGGAAGCCCAGCAATAACCGCAACGGCCATGCAAAGCCTCTTCCTGCAGTCACGCCAGCATTGTCGTCTTCCTTTACGCCTGCCTCTCCGACCATGGCGCTACGTAAAACCTCCGCTGGACTCGCCGCAGCGAAAACAAGTCGACGCAACAGCTCCGCCTCCGTTCTCGTTCTTCTCACAGCTGGTATCGGCATTGTACTCTTGGCAGCTATCTTGAAATCTCTCATTAGCTACCAAATAGAACCTAAAGGTTGCCGGATGTCCTACATGCGGCCATCATATATCCATTTTAGCGACTTCGATACTGAACATACGCGTTTTGCGACCAAATATTCCTTGTATCTTTACCGCGAGCAAGGGGtggacgatgaagccaag CTTCGTGGTATACCCGTGCTCTTTATCCCCGGCAACGCTGGTAGCTATAAACAGGTTCGGCCAATAGCAGCAGAAGCTGCTACCTACTTCTACGACAAtctacaacaccaaaaaaGGTTGATGGATTCAGGTGTGCGGAATTTGGACTTCTTCACTGTCGATTTTAATGAAGATATCACTGCTTTCCATGGCCAGACTTTGCTCGATCAGGCAGAGTATCTCAATGAAGCCATTCGATACATTCTATCTCTGTATTCGGATCCCCAGCGGACCAGTCGCGACTCCCAACTGCCGGATCCTACGTCAGTTGTGATACTGGGTCACTCCATGGGCGGCGTCGTTGCACGTGCGATGTTGGTGCAACCAAACTACCAAGCCAACTCTATCAACACCATAATTACCATGTCTGCACCTCACTCCCGACCCCCAGTTACTTTTGATGGCCAAATTGTGCAAATTTACGACGAGATCAACACCTATTGGAGAGGTGCGTATGCACAGAAATGGGCCAATAATAACCCCCTATGGCACGTTACTCTCATTTCAATTGCAGGTGGGACGCTGGACACGGTAGTACCTTCAGATTACGCAAGTGTTGAGCCTCTAGTGCCGGAAACCCATGGATTTACAGTTTTTACCACTGGTATTCCAACTGTCTGGACAAGTATGGATCACCAAGCCATTCTTTGGTGCGACCAGTTTCGAAAGGTTGTGGCCAAAGCACTCTATGACATTGTTGATTCAAATCGCGGCTCGCAGACCAAACCACGTGCGGAACGAATGCGGCTTTTCAGACGGCGATTTTTGCCCGGCCTCGAAGAAGCGACGGAAAAGGCAATTGTTCTTCAAGAGGAAACTGTTCGATTGACACTGGATGATGAATCCAGCCGAATTGTGCCAGGCGGAGAGCGTTTGGTTTTGGGTCGCTTAGGAAATCAACGTCACCCTGTGGTGCATCTCCTGCCCATTCCTCCCCAAGAGACTGCTATATCTAAACGATTCTCATTATTAACAGACTTCTCGCTCTTGGAATCGACGGAAAATGCGCCAATCGAGGTTCTCGTCTGCACTGTTTCTCCAGTCCAGACCGGGTCTGCTACTATGCTTAACTCGTACCCTGCGGCCATACCAGGGGGTAGCTCAGCAAGGCTCGCCTGTAAGAGCACAGCTTCCGACGTTATCCTTTTACCAGCTTCCACGGCATCCACCCAGCATCCTTTCTATCTCGAAGGAGAGGACCCTGTTCGACCATTTTCGTATCTCCAATACGATTTGGAAGACCTGTGGGAGTATAACTTCATCGCAGTTGTGGATAAAGCCGCTTCAGTAGTTCCGGGGTTCGTTGTTGCCGAATTTAGTGACCGCGATGGTGCTCAAAAAATTCTGCCTGCCAGTCTTACCCACATTGCAGCGTTTGGTCTATCATTACCCCTGCCAATGGACCGTCAAATGGCAGTTGATGTTCAGCTTCCGGCGCTAACCTCCAGCTTGCTCGCGTTTCACTTGGATATTGGCACGCAGCTTTGTCATGGCAGGCCCCCCCTCTTTACACCAATGGTCCGGCAGTACTTGGAAAGGCCTTACGAGTCGAAGTATTTTGTGAACTCAAAGCGCGCCGCCATAAGCTTACACGGTGCTGCCCCTTACATGCCCCCGCCTCTGGAATCCAAGGACAGTAACATCGGCCTGGGTCTTCAAATCTGGGCCGACCCGTCTTGTGAATCGTTGTTGGAAGTCAAGCTACGGATTGATCCGCTAGGCAGCTTCGGAAAACTGTACATGCGTTACAGGACTGTTTTTGCGGCCTTCCCATTGTTGATCGTGACTTTGGTTTTGAGGAAACAGTTCCGCGTATACGACCAAACTGGCACTTTCATTTCATTCTCGGAGGCACTGGATCTCTCCCTGAGGCGTTCGgttcctcttcttctcgtgTCTCTGACTCTGCTTGCAGTTTCAATGGAAGGCACTTCAACGGCCATCCCAAGCTTCGTGTGGAGCAAACGACACTTGGATGCCTTACACAGGAACGAACTTCTCATCGGCACCGAAAATCCTTCATTTTGCCTACTTGTGCCTCTCATTGGAATTATCTGCATTGGGGTTTGCGCAGCCTTACACTACGCCGTACTCGGACTCACTCGAATACTTGGCATAGTGTACGGTTTCGTAAGTAATGTTCCGACAACAGAAACAGTCAGTCACAAAAGAACTGCTTCCCAAGTTCTTGtgccctcaacaccaaagagACGCATGATTTCTACGGTCATTCTGTTATTTCTTGTCTCAACTTTCATCCCCTATCAGTTTGCCTACCTCGTGGCATGCCTTGTTCAGTTATTTACAACCGTACGGGCTCATCGTATCTCTAGGGCGACTGATTCAACGTCGAACGTGAACTACTGCCGATATGTTCATTCAATTTTGCTTTTAATGATGTGGGTTTTGCCAATCAACCTGCCGATTCTCGCAGTTTGGATACGGAATCTTGCGGTGCACTGGCTCACACCGTTCTCATCGCACCACAACGTCCTGTCTATTATGCCTTTCATTTTGCTGGTAGAAAATTTGACCACTGGCAAAATGGTCCCTCAGGTGACAAGTCGGTTGCGGCACGTTACAAGCGTCCTCCTCTTTGGCACGGCCTTTTGTGCCGCTGTGTATGGAGTTTCGCATGCGTACATGCTACACTATTTAGTTAATATCGTCGTCGCATGGTTGGTCATTTTGCATTCAACAGCAGATTCTTGGTCTATTGCAGGGATTGGCGCTATGTTTGAAGGGAGCGCTGCTGAAGCCCGAAATCGAGGGAAGACTTCCTAA